One region of Microbacterium rhizosphaerae genomic DNA includes:
- a CDS encoding glycoside hydrolase family 2 TIM barrel-domain containing protein gives MRLVTTSIHPDAVIEFEVLTTGVGKQLRVEIEYSDAAGLAGVGRADVSIARARGQLSIASPKLWSAERPHLYDVAVRLFDGNMLIEDQRLRSGIRTVAVDPTNGLRVNGEKVLLRGACVHHDNGVLGAATHRDAERRRARLLKSTGFNAIRSSHNPLSRAFLDACDEFGLYVLDELTDVWYQHKTPYDGAADFDTAWRDDARAMIAEDRNRPSVIMYSIGHEIGETSTPRGIALTTTMNDFFHELDPTRPTTAAINFLLNWMLASRGASPFQGESTEVEVAEKKSSTAANALAAQIGSMMKLIARLPKADKATRDALAATDIAGYNYAYSRYRGDRRRYPGRIILGTESFPGDLPAIWKQVQSVPGVIGDFIWTGWDYLGEVGLGYWSYGDEPVTTSKRFPGVLSGSGVLDITGLPNAAALLAQAVWGTLSAPAIAVRPLDRAGQRIGKTPWRSTDAIPSWSWRGISGKAEIEVYSDDDQVELLLNGRSLGRKRAGRRAGFVARFSVSYEPGTLEAVGFRRGREVSRSSLSSARTPRLRLRAEETVAPGVDELAFVWVELADDQGIVESNAIDVAALEVSGGAELVGFGSASPTTTETFGATQHQTYRGRALAVLRGTGAAGPVQVVARSTSHGDAELELEPAAVPVTVGTGIVAA, from the coding sequence GTGCGGCTTGTCACGACATCGATCCACCCGGACGCCGTTATCGAGTTCGAGGTCCTCACGACCGGAGTGGGCAAACAGCTCCGAGTGGAGATCGAGTACTCCGACGCGGCGGGCCTCGCGGGGGTCGGACGAGCCGACGTGTCGATCGCCAGGGCACGCGGACAGCTCAGCATTGCTTCTCCCAAACTGTGGTCCGCCGAGCGGCCTCACCTGTACGACGTAGCCGTCAGACTGTTCGACGGGAACATGCTGATCGAGGACCAGCGTCTTCGCAGCGGCATTCGCACGGTCGCGGTCGACCCGACAAATGGTCTGCGGGTCAACGGCGAAAAGGTGCTCCTTCGTGGTGCATGCGTCCACCACGACAACGGGGTGCTCGGCGCCGCCACTCACCGCGACGCCGAGCGACGTCGGGCACGTCTGTTGAAGAGCACCGGCTTCAACGCGATTCGTTCCTCCCACAACCCGCTCTCGCGCGCGTTTCTGGACGCCTGCGACGAGTTCGGGCTTTACGTCCTCGATGAACTCACCGACGTGTGGTACCAGCACAAGACTCCCTACGATGGCGCAGCCGACTTCGACACCGCATGGCGAGACGATGCACGCGCAATGATCGCCGAGGACCGAAATCGCCCCAGCGTGATCATGTACTCGATCGGGCACGAAATCGGCGAGACGTCGACGCCGCGCGGGATCGCGCTCACCACAACAATGAACGACTTCTTCCACGAACTGGACCCGACACGACCCACGACAGCGGCGATCAACTTCCTGCTGAACTGGATGCTGGCGTCCAGGGGCGCATCGCCTTTCCAAGGTGAATCAACCGAAGTCGAAGTCGCCGAGAAGAAGTCCTCCACGGCGGCCAACGCGCTCGCGGCACAGATCGGCAGCATGATGAAGCTGATCGCTCGACTCCCCAAAGCCGACAAGGCCACACGCGATGCTCTCGCCGCCACCGACATCGCTGGTTACAACTATGCCTACTCTCGCTACCGCGGCGACCGCCGCCGCTACCCCGGTCGGATCATCCTCGGCACCGAGTCATTCCCTGGCGACCTTCCCGCCATCTGGAAGCAGGTGCAATCCGTCCCCGGAGTGATCGGTGACTTCATCTGGACCGGGTGGGACTACCTCGGCGAAGTGGGACTCGGATACTGGTCATACGGTGACGAACCAGTCACCACAAGCAAACGGTTCCCCGGCGTGCTTTCCGGATCCGGTGTGCTCGACATCACAGGGCTCCCCAACGCAGCGGCGCTGCTCGCTCAAGCCGTGTGGGGCACACTAAGCGCCCCGGCGATCGCCGTCCGACCGCTCGACCGCGCCGGGCAACGTATCGGCAAGACCCCATGGCGCAGCACGGATGCGATCCCGAGCTGGTCGTGGCGCGGGATCTCTGGCAAGGCCGAAATCGAGGTCTACTCAGACGACGACCAGGTCGAATTGCTCCTGAACGGGCGGTCGCTTGGCAGGAAGCGCGCCGGCCGTCGAGCAGGGTTCGTTGCCCGGTTCTCGGTGTCATACGAGCCCGGCACGCTCGAAGCAGTCGGCTTCCGCCGCGGGCGAGAAGTGAGCAGATCCAGCCTCAGTTCCGCCCGCACCCCCCGGCTTCGCCTCCGAGCTGAGGAGACGGTCGCCCCCGGCGTCGACGAGCTCGCATTCGTCTGGGTCGAGCTCGCGGACGACCAGGGCATCGTTGAGTCCAACGCGATCGACGTCGCCGCGCTGGAGGTCAGTGGCGGTGCGGAATTGGTCGGCTTCGGCAGCGCCTCGCCGACAACCACCGAGACGTTCGGCGCAACTCAACACCAGACATATCGAGGACGAGCGCTGGCCGTACTGCGTGGAACAGGCGCAGCCGGACCCGTACAGGTTGTCGCGCGAAGCACCTCGCACGGGGACGCGGAGCTCGAGCTCGAGCCAGCGGCGGTGCCCGTTACTGTTGGAACGGGCATCGTTGCGGCCTGA
- a CDS encoding ATP-dependent helicase, giving the protein MSLEPTALQLQVRDTPDLGLLVVAPAGCGKSEALALRVQGMIRRGVAAGPRRILVATFSNRAKDNIRERLRSYLTAAELRDKVTVINFHGLAARLYRSHAAAIGLDPGWELPENDWVKEQCQRMGLIYGQISAVDKALRQAKQDMVDDDEVMRRLEAVGNRDAIEVERLRIKDQQLTYDDLPRMAELILANDAVAGLYSAHFAAVAVDEFQDLTPQQLRMINRIGAGRTTYAGDLAQGIYGFTGAKPEEIHAAIVDEVATVIELTESHRSSPAVLAAVNALTPLTLGSELTCAAPNTWPSGGIAAEVHHQSADSEAEWLVKAAKAILSRAPGQRIGVISRIGSRRRFADAALAAEPGFEVHRWDDGVLDTETARRVRSTLANVDSAAVLTSKDPIEALRDLADFHELQDPADRLALADALGWVLELLTQGLAPTDIAKRVRVGDNSTLLTRPGVHLLSGHAGKGQQFDWVFAIGVEDGNVPFFEAKTPEALLEEARVLSVIMSRARHGLVLSHATAVPALSGTVWSKDPSRFLTAELRAQLTDAAGLVEWFKAADWVAVAGR; this is encoded by the coding sequence GTGAGCCTTGAGCCCACCGCTCTCCAGCTGCAGGTTCGCGACACCCCTGATCTCGGCCTGCTTGTCGTGGCACCCGCCGGGTGCGGGAAGAGCGAGGCGCTCGCTCTCCGGGTTCAGGGCATGATTCGTCGTGGTGTCGCCGCCGGCCCGCGTCGCATTCTTGTCGCGACCTTCTCAAACCGCGCAAAGGACAACATTCGCGAGCGCCTCCGCAGTTATCTGACTGCGGCCGAGCTCCGCGACAAGGTCACCGTGATCAACTTCCACGGATTGGCCGCGCGTCTCTACCGCTCCCATGCCGCGGCGATCGGACTCGACCCCGGGTGGGAGCTTCCGGAGAACGATTGGGTTAAGGAGCAGTGCCAGCGTATGGGGCTGATCTATGGCCAGATCTCGGCCGTCGACAAGGCGCTTCGCCAGGCGAAGCAGGACATGGTCGATGACGACGAGGTGATGCGGCGCCTTGAGGCTGTAGGCAACCGGGATGCGATCGAGGTGGAACGTCTCCGCATCAAGGACCAGCAACTGACCTACGACGACCTCCCTCGGATGGCCGAGCTGATCCTGGCCAACGACGCGGTCGCCGGTCTGTACAGCGCCCACTTCGCGGCTGTCGCGGTGGACGAGTTCCAGGACCTCACTCCGCAGCAGCTCCGCATGATCAATCGAATCGGGGCTGGTCGCACCACGTATGCGGGCGACCTCGCCCAAGGCATCTACGGATTCACCGGTGCAAAGCCGGAGGAGATTCATGCCGCGATCGTGGACGAGGTCGCCACGGTGATTGAGCTGACCGAGTCGCACCGCTCCTCGCCCGCGGTGCTTGCGGCTGTCAACGCGCTCACCCCACTCACTCTCGGCTCCGAACTCACGTGTGCTGCGCCGAATACCTGGCCTTCTGGCGGGATCGCCGCCGAAGTTCACCACCAATCTGCGGACAGCGAGGCCGAGTGGCTTGTGAAGGCAGCGAAGGCGATCCTGTCGCGCGCACCCGGTCAGCGGATCGGTGTGATCTCTCGTATCGGCTCCCGCCGGCGATTCGCCGATGCTGCTCTCGCTGCGGAGCCAGGGTTCGAGGTGCATCGCTGGGACGACGGCGTCCTCGACACCGAGACGGCTCGTCGCGTTCGGTCCACGCTTGCGAACGTCGACAGCGCAGCGGTGCTCACGTCGAAGGATCCCATTGAAGCTCTGCGCGACCTGGCCGACTTCCACGAGCTCCAGGATCCTGCCGACCGACTCGCGCTCGCTGATGCGCTTGGCTGGGTGCTGGAACTTCTCACTCAGGGGCTCGCTCCCACTGATATCGCCAAGCGAGTTCGGGTTGGCGACAACTCCACTCTGCTCACCCGTCCCGGCGTTCACCTTCTCTCTGGGCACGCTGGCAAGGGCCAGCAGTTCGATTGGGTGTTCGCGATCGGTGTCGAGGACGGTAATGTGCCGTTCTTCGAGGCGAAGACTCCGGAGGCCCTCCTCGAAGAGGCGCGGGTGCTCTCCGTCATTATGTCCCGTGCCCGTCACGGTCTGGTGCTGAGTCACGCGACTGCCGTTCCCGCGCTGAGCGGCACCGTCTGGTCGAAGGATCCGTCGCGGTTCCTCACGGCAGAACTTCGGGCCCAGCTCACGGATGCCGCGGGTTTGGTTGAGTGGTTCAAGGCCGCAGATTGGGTGGCCGTCGCAGGCCGCTGA
- a CDS encoding sulfite exporter TauE/SafE family protein translates to MCNAIVKPVIGIILLAMVAITLWRRRSASTEAITHTNVVATISYGTLGGFTTTVANAGGPVMSMYLLAMRTPVKVFLGTAAWFFAIVNIVKLPILIGLGLITGPVLLLDAVLVPLVVVGALIGRWMIPRIHQLLFDRIVLILTILGAAYLLVP, encoded by the coding sequence CTGTGTAACGCGATCGTCAAGCCAGTGATCGGCATCATCCTGCTCGCGATGGTCGCGATCACGCTGTGGCGCAGGCGCTCCGCATCCACCGAGGCGATCACGCACACCAACGTCGTGGCGACGATCAGCTACGGCACCCTCGGCGGATTCACCACCACCGTCGCGAACGCAGGCGGTCCCGTCATGTCGATGTATCTCCTCGCGATGCGGACGCCGGTGAAGGTCTTCCTCGGCACGGCCGCGTGGTTCTTCGCCATCGTCAACATCGTGAAGCTCCCGATCCTCATCGGACTCGGGCTCATCACAGGGCCGGTCCTGCTTCTGGATGCGGTCCTCGTTCCCCTGGTCGTGGTCGGCGCACTCATCGGCAGATGGATGATCCCCCGCATCCATCAGCTGCTGTTCGACCGCATCGTGCTCATCCTCACGATCCTCGGTGCCGCCTACCTGCTCGTGCCGTGA
- a CDS encoding ATP-dependent nuclease: MRLSKLRIDNHNRLTDVEIEVREHLVLVGANDVGKSSVLRCLQLALGASAAQLYAQITSEDFRDANQDLVIEVTLVDFSKDEEAAFPDEINADPNGGPSTMTVRLSASVDSEDTLSIERIAVGSGTRRQLSRVQLETIGWRFLGATSQSRELRSDRRSALTDLLAAVELGAEQADFDKAVETLTDTLADSKVLKQVRQDLASQLTKALPNKVKTKDLAFVPGSSADKDALSDVRLQVQKDGALRDLAAQSDGTRALYAIALYDLTSSGANVVGIDEPEIHLHPTSQRSLARLLKASGSQKILATHSPDIVGAFDSDSIVLVRPGGRIVQPNAGFLSQDERTTVRWWVRDRLEPLTAARVIAVEGLADRIIVERAAELTDRTLDRLGVSLLEANGFGDMGAIDTLFGKGGFDVPVSMLIDEDAEKKVAKRLGVAVADLNTNFVWVSRLDLEDEYVRAIGAGALATALQASTLFKPNEIVFLKASGPGATFTDADVATFCRTKKVQSALVAVTLMGETEARAVTSIEGMLAQIEAAL, translated from the coding sequence ATGCGACTGAGCAAGCTGCGCATCGATAACCACAACCGGCTGACGGACGTCGAGATTGAGGTGCGCGAGCACCTCGTTCTTGTCGGTGCGAATGACGTCGGCAAGAGCTCGGTACTCCGCTGCCTTCAGCTCGCGCTCGGAGCCTCCGCGGCACAGCTTTACGCACAGATCACGAGCGAGGACTTCAGGGACGCGAACCAGGATCTCGTCATTGAGGTCACGCTCGTTGACTTCTCCAAGGACGAGGAGGCCGCGTTCCCTGACGAGATCAACGCGGATCCGAACGGCGGCCCGTCGACGATGACCGTCCGACTGAGCGCCTCCGTCGACTCTGAAGACACACTGAGCATCGAGCGCATTGCGGTTGGATCTGGCACTCGTCGCCAATTGTCGCGAGTGCAGCTCGAGACGATTGGCTGGCGATTCCTCGGCGCGACATCGCAGTCGCGGGAGCTCCGAAGCGACCGTCGCTCCGCCCTCACGGATCTTCTCGCGGCGGTCGAACTTGGCGCCGAGCAGGCTGACTTTGACAAGGCCGTCGAGACTCTGACCGACACACTTGCCGACTCGAAGGTCCTCAAGCAGGTCCGCCAGGACCTCGCCTCCCAGCTGACCAAGGCTCTCCCGAACAAGGTCAAAACGAAGGATCTCGCGTTCGTCCCTGGATCGAGCGCAGATAAGGACGCGCTGAGCGACGTTCGGCTGCAGGTGCAGAAGGACGGCGCCCTTCGCGACCTGGCGGCTCAGTCGGACGGAACGCGCGCGCTCTACGCCATCGCGCTCTACGACCTGACCAGCTCCGGCGCCAACGTGGTGGGTATCGACGAGCCCGAGATTCACCTTCACCCCACCAGCCAGCGCAGCCTGGCGCGCCTCCTGAAAGCCAGTGGCAGTCAGAAGATCCTCGCCACACACTCGCCAGACATCGTCGGCGCATTTGACTCAGACTCAATCGTGCTGGTGCGCCCTGGCGGCCGGATCGTTCAGCCGAACGCTGGGTTCCTTTCGCAGGACGAGCGCACCACGGTCCGATGGTGGGTGCGTGACCGCCTTGAGCCGCTCACCGCAGCTCGAGTGATCGCCGTCGAAGGCCTGGCCGACCGCATCATCGTCGAGCGGGCCGCAGAGCTCACCGACCGCACGCTCGACCGTCTCGGCGTCTCGCTCCTCGAAGCCAACGGATTCGGGGACATGGGAGCCATCGACACCCTCTTCGGCAAGGGCGGCTTCGATGTCCCCGTCTCGATGCTGATTGACGAGGATGCTGAGAAGAAAGTCGCCAAGCGCCTCGGTGTCGCCGTGGCTGATCTCAACACCAACTTCGTGTGGGTCTCACGCCTCGATCTCGAGGATGAGTACGTCCGTGCTATCGGAGCAGGCGCGCTCGCGACTGCGCTCCAGGCATCCACTCTTTTCAAGCCAAACGAGATCGTGTTCCTTAAGGCTTCTGGGCCGGGCGCAACCTTCACGGATGCCGATGTGGCTACGTTCTGCCGCACGAAGAAGGTGCAGTCCGCGCTTGTAGCTGTGACTCTCATGGGCGAGACTGAGGCTCGCGCCGTTACCAGCATCGAGGGAATGCTCGCGCAGATCGAAGCCGCGCTGTGA
- a CDS encoding ATP-dependent DNA ligase, which produces MIPASIRFPPEVVLARAADAIPAETALPGGCRFEPKWDGFRVTIVCDAVTSMWSRRGTDLTGIFPEIVAAARDQLPLQSIFDGELVIWRDERLAFDALLKRLSSGARRARSLARELPAHLVLFDVLALDGLDARRLRFDDRRELLVETLDAAAPPILLSPMTTDRAEAEAWSADMAAAGIEGLVVKGGAQPYRPGERLWVKVKRRETVDVVLGAVIGTIREPASIVVGAVLDGRLRVTGQSAPLNHGQAHTLGSLLAPPSRPHPWPTQLSQAALGRFRAGGDPTIMTLVEPVIAEVSADAARTAEAFRHTVRFQRLRPDLPVPDFTRE; this is translated from the coding sequence GTGATCCCGGCCAGCATCCGATTCCCGCCTGAGGTGGTCCTCGCGCGGGCGGCTGATGCGATCCCCGCCGAGACCGCTTTGCCCGGCGGTTGCCGATTCGAACCGAAGTGGGACGGGTTCCGGGTGACGATCGTGTGCGACGCGGTCACGTCGATGTGGTCCCGCCGAGGGACGGACCTGACGGGGATCTTCCCGGAGATCGTCGCCGCGGCCCGCGATCAGCTGCCGCTTCAGTCGATCTTCGACGGGGAGCTCGTCATCTGGCGGGACGAACGCCTCGCGTTCGATGCGCTGCTGAAGCGGCTCAGCTCCGGCGCCCGGCGGGCGCGAAGCCTGGCGCGCGAGCTGCCCGCCCACCTCGTCCTGTTCGACGTGCTCGCCCTCGACGGCCTGGACGCCCGCCGCCTGCGATTCGACGACCGGCGAGAACTGCTCGTCGAAACCCTCGACGCCGCGGCCCCTCCTATCCTGCTCTCCCCCATGACCACCGACCGCGCTGAGGCAGAAGCTTGGTCGGCAGACATGGCGGCGGCGGGGATCGAGGGGCTCGTGGTCAAGGGCGGAGCCCAGCCCTACCGGCCGGGTGAGCGCCTCTGGGTGAAGGTGAAGCGCCGTGAGACGGTCGATGTCGTGCTCGGTGCGGTAATCGGCACGATCCGCGAGCCTGCTTCTATCGTGGTCGGTGCGGTACTCGACGGCCGGCTGCGCGTCACCGGCCAGTCAGCACCGCTGAACCACGGGCAGGCTCACACCCTCGGGTCACTGCTTGCCCCGCCCTCTCGACCCCACCCTTGGCCGACTCAGTTGTCCCAAGCCGCCCTGGGCCGGTTCCGAGCCGGCGGCGACCCGACGATCATGACCCTCGTCGAACCGGTGATCGCGGAAGTCTCCGCCGACGCCGCCCGAACCGCCGAAGCATTCCGCCACACCGTTCGTTTCCAACGCCTCAGACCCGACCTCCCCGTACCGGACTTCACCCGCGAATGA